Proteins encoded in a region of the Haloarcula sp. CBA1129 genome:
- a CDS encoding response regulator transcription factor: MTIITLQPRQKTRQAVTAGDDDTPTVLIVEDEQHLADLYTDYLSDQYHVQTAYSGEEGLELLSPDIDVVLLDRRMPVVSGNEVLAQIEEKGLRCRVAMVTAIDPDFDIIEMRVDDYLVKPVTRDDLQAVVNRLYKIREYNDRLRTLTSKKLKRNVLRVEKTERELQDSARYQELQNEIERISSNVESLADELDVEKSDLQL; encoded by the coding sequence GTGACAATTATTACGCTTCAGCCGAGACAAAAAACGAGACAAGCCGTGACAGCAGGGGATGACGACACACCGACCGTTCTGATAGTCGAGGACGAACAACACTTGGCCGATCTGTACACCGATTATCTGTCTGACCAGTACCACGTACAGACGGCCTACAGCGGCGAGGAAGGTCTGGAACTGCTGTCGCCCGACATCGACGTCGTACTGCTCGACCGACGGATGCCAGTCGTCTCCGGTAACGAAGTGCTCGCACAGATCGAAGAGAAAGGCCTTCGATGCCGCGTCGCGATGGTTACCGCTATCGACCCCGACTTCGACATTATCGAGATGCGCGTCGACGACTACCTCGTCAAGCCTGTCACCCGTGACGATCTTCAAGCAGTCGTCAATCGACTGTACAAGATTCGGGAGTACAACGACAGACTCCGGACACTCACGTCGAAAAAGCTCAAGCGCAACGTCCTCCGCGTCGAGAAGACCGAACGGGAACTGCAAGACAGCGCACGATATCAGGAACTACAGAACGAGATCGAGCGTATCTCGTCGAACGTCGAGTCACTCGCAGACGAACTCGACGTAGAGAAAAGCGACCTCCAGCTGTGA
- a CDS encoding multiprotein bridging factor aMBF1, translating into MVQCEMCGTEVSSPNRVKIEGAELDVCDECTDFGTEVKTEETSSTSTKYSTSSSSSSSSSSSASSSSSGGGGSGGRRRDMFDEMDEIAQDYHDRIRKGRESQGLSQEELAKQLNEKASLIRKLEQGNSLPSDDVQKKLESALEISLSAGGSADETEWSGGSSDGEYTLGDVVKRKD; encoded by the coding sequence ATGGTTCAGTGCGAGATGTGCGGGACGGAGGTTTCGTCTCCGAACCGCGTCAAAATAGAGGGAGCCGAACTCGACGTCTGTGACGAGTGTACCGACTTCGGCACGGAGGTCAAGACGGAGGAGACGTCGTCCACGTCGACGAAGTACTCGACGTCGTCCTCCTCGTCATCGTCATCGAGTTCATCCGCCTCGTCGAGTTCCTCGGGCGGTGGCGGGTCCGGTGGCCGCCGTCGAGACATGTTCGACGAGATGGACGAGATCGCACAGGATTACCACGACCGAATCCGCAAGGGTCGGGAGTCTCAGGGCCTCAGCCAAGAGGAACTCGCCAAGCAGCTCAACGAGAAGGCGAGCCTGATTCGGAAGCTCGAACAGGGGAACTCGCTGCCCAGCGATGACGTCCAGAAGAAACTCGAAAGCGCGCTCGAAATTTCCCTGAGCGCGGGCGGCAGCGCCGACGAGACGGAGTGGTCCGGCGGGAGCAGCGACGGCGAGTACACGCTCGGCGACGTCGTGAAACGGAAAGACTAG
- a CDS encoding RNA-guided endonuclease TnpB family protein → MEHSYRYRAYPTEGVADELEHQVDIHRQLYNHVRWDYTNSPVDAKPSEFDQNNKLPEWKQKWPVFAETYSKAAQATVARFHRNLSNLRKQKENGHTVGRLKRQAPTDYRSVTYNQSGFDLDEKRGQDGFAYVRFSKVGWVKIRYSRPIPADSSIKEATFKKETTGEWFVSFGLEIDDANLPEKPDVDSLNPSNSVGIDLGILNYIHTSDGKSVDWLDLEGEYERLRRAHRKLSRKEHGSNNYEDQRVEVAKAKRDIHRKVLDYQHKITTWLVKEYDAVFVEDLNVQSMLRADGNGRNKQDAAWRQFITLLEYKGDVYGTHVVQVEAAGTTKECAVCGVESSKSIWVREHSCPSCGFETNRDANAAMNVLQRGFSELGLGWPESTPVETVTATDTADLQRMSASHVIETGSLST, encoded by the coding sequence ATGGAACACAGTTACCGCTACCGTGCCTATCCGACAGAAGGGGTAGCGGACGAACTGGAACATCAGGTAGATATTCATCGCCAACTATACAACCACGTCCGATGGGACTACACGAACAGCCCCGTGGATGCTAAGCCGAGTGAGTTCGACCAGAACAACAAACTCCCTGAGTGGAAGCAAAAATGGCCAGTGTTCGCGGAAACGTATTCGAAAGCCGCGCAAGCTACCGTTGCCCGCTTCCACCGCAACCTCTCGAACCTTCGTAAACAAAAAGAGAACGGGCACACCGTTGGTCGTCTCAAACGGCAAGCACCCACCGATTACCGGAGCGTGACGTACAACCAGTCTGGTTTCGACCTCGATGAAAAGAGGGGCCAAGACGGGTTTGCGTACGTTCGCTTCAGCAAAGTCGGATGGGTCAAAATACGGTACTCCCGTCCAATCCCTGCTGATTCCTCAATAAAGGAAGCCACGTTCAAGAAAGAGACTACCGGTGAGTGGTTCGTTTCCTTTGGGTTGGAAATCGACGACGCTAACTTGCCCGAGAAGCCCGATGTGGACTCACTCAACCCGAGCAACAGCGTGGGTATTGACCTCGGCATCTTGAACTACATCCATACCAGCGACGGGAAGTCCGTGGATTGGCTCGACCTCGAAGGCGAATACGAACGACTCCGACGTGCGCACCGCAAACTCTCGCGGAAAGAACATGGGTCGAACAACTACGAGGATCAGCGAGTCGAAGTGGCGAAGGCCAAACGCGACATCCACCGGAAAGTACTGGACTACCAGCACAAAATAACGACGTGGCTCGTCAAGGAGTACGATGCCGTGTTTGTGGAGGACTTGAACGTTCAGAGTATGCTTCGAGCGGATGGAAACGGTCGGAACAAGCAGGATGCGGCGTGGCGACAGTTTATCACTTTGCTTGAATACAAGGGCGATGTGTACGGTACGCACGTTGTGCAGGTCGAAGCGGCAGGGACGACAAAAGAATGTGCGGTGTGTGGTGTGGAGTCATCGAAGTCCATCTGGGTCCGGGAACACTCCTGTCCATCATGTGGGTTTGAGACAAACAGGGATGCGAATGCAGCGATGAACGTCTTGCAAAGGGGGTTTTCTGAACTAGGGCTGGGATGGCCCGAATCAACGCCTGTGGAGACTGTGACCGCTACGGACACCGCTGATCTTCAGCGAATGTCTGCAAGTCACGTCATCGAAACAGGAAGCCTGTCTACGTGA
- a CDS encoding CDP-alcohol phosphatidyltransferase family protein, protein MTLDKFRPLADRALGPFVSAAKVAGLSPNGVSVIAFLLALGAGSVYAVATRDPLLYLGGAVLVFLNGWLDLVDGALARELNVASSGGDLLDHVLDRYADIGIIVGLAAGVSQWELGIAAVTGVLMTSYLGTQAQAVGLDRVYGGLLGRADRLALVGVVTGVAAFVQTTLAGLTLVGWLLVVFAVVGHVTAAQRFYHAMRALD, encoded by the coding sequence ATGACGCTCGATAAGTTCCGCCCGCTGGCCGACCGCGCACTCGGCCCGTTCGTCAGCGCCGCCAAGGTTGCCGGCCTCTCACCCAACGGCGTCAGCGTCATTGCGTTCCTGCTCGCACTGGGGGCCGGCAGCGTGTACGCCGTCGCGACGCGGGACCCGCTGCTGTATCTCGGCGGCGCAGTGCTGGTCTTCCTGAACGGCTGGCTCGACCTCGTGGACGGCGCGCTCGCCCGGGAACTAAACGTCGCGTCCTCCGGCGGCGACCTGCTGGACCACGTGCTGGACCGCTACGCCGACATCGGCATCATCGTCGGCCTCGCCGCGGGCGTGAGCCAGTGGGAACTGGGCATCGCCGCCGTCACCGGCGTTCTGATGACCTCCTATCTCGGGACCCAAGCGCAAGCGGTCGGCCTCGACCGCGTGTACGGCGGCCTGCTCGGTCGCGCCGACCGGCTTGCTCTCGTCGGTGTCGTGACTGGTGTGGCTGCGTTCGTCCAAACTACGCTGGCCGGCCTGACGCTGGTCGGCTGGCTGCTGGTCGTGTTCGCCGTCGTCGGCCACGTCACCGCCGCCCAGCGGTTCTATCACGCGATGAGAGCGCTCGACTGA
- a CDS encoding adenylate kinase family protein — protein MRVAVTGTPGTGKTTATEHLDTDLDVLHLNEIIKDEGFSTGIDEDRGSLVADLDGLSEWLDGREDVLFESHLAHHFDADRVIVLRAHPETIVERLRERGDDDSKAYENAESEALDVILGEAVEEHGMESVYEIETTDRDPDEVASEIQAVVDGEREPSAGTVSYIDWL, from the coding sequence GTGAGAGTTGCCGTCACCGGGACGCCGGGCACGGGCAAGACCACGGCGACGGAGCATCTCGACACCGACCTCGACGTACTCCACCTCAACGAAATCATCAAAGACGAGGGATTCTCGACGGGTATCGACGAGGACCGCGGGAGCCTCGTCGCCGACCTCGACGGCCTGTCAGAGTGGCTCGACGGCCGCGAGGACGTGCTGTTCGAATCCCACCTCGCCCATCACTTCGACGCCGACCGCGTGATTGTGCTGCGAGCCCACCCCGAGACCATCGTCGAACGGCTCCGGGAGCGCGGCGACGATGACTCGAAGGCCTACGAGAACGCGGAGTCGGAGGCGCTCGACGTCATCCTCGGGGAAGCCGTCGAGGAGCATGGCATGGAATCGGTGTACGAGATCGAGACGACGGACCGGGACCCCGACGAGGTAGCGAGTGAAATTCAGGCTGTCGTCGATGGGGAGCGCGAGCCGAGCGCGGGGACCGTCTCCTACATCGACTGGCTATGA
- the hisC gene encoding histidinol-phosphate transaminase, translating into MEPRDLSAHTVYRAGRGIEEVARELGLDPDDMVKLASNENMYGPSPDAVEAIRGAAERMHSYPKASHADLVDELAAMWDVTPEQVWLSNGGDGALDCLARAMLDPGQDVLVPSPGFAYYAMSARYHHGEVNEYTLSKADDFAQTADTVLKDYDGERIVYLTSPHNPTGAEFSTDAVRTIAEETDEQTLVVVDEAYGEFSERPSKRPLLDDRDDVALLRTFSKAYGLAGVRLGYAVVPEDWADAYARINTPFSASELACRAGLAALDDDEHVERSIETAAWAREYIAEELDAPTRDSAGNFILAEVGDASAVADAAQERGVIIRDCSSFGLPECIRITCGTREDTEHAVSVLNEVIEVVEA; encoded by the coding sequence ATGGAACCACGGGACCTCTCCGCTCACACTGTCTATCGGGCAGGTCGCGGTATCGAGGAGGTCGCTCGGGAACTCGGTCTCGACCCGGACGACATGGTGAAGCTGGCGTCGAACGAGAACATGTACGGGCCGAGCCCGGACGCTGTCGAGGCGATTCGCGGGGCGGCCGAGCGGATGCACTCCTATCCGAAGGCCTCCCACGCCGACCTCGTCGACGAACTGGCGGCCATGTGGGATGTCACGCCCGAACAGGTGTGGCTGAGCAACGGCGGCGACGGCGCGCTCGACTGCCTCGCCCGGGCGATGCTCGACCCCGGGCAGGACGTGCTCGTCCCGTCGCCGGGCTTCGCGTACTACGCGATGAGCGCCCGCTATCACCACGGCGAAGTCAACGAGTACACGCTCTCGAAGGCCGACGACTTCGCACAGACCGCCGACACTGTCCTGAAGGACTACGACGGCGAACGAATCGTCTACCTCACCAGCCCGCACAACCCGACCGGTGCGGAGTTTTCGACCGACGCGGTCCGAACGATTGCCGAGGAGACTGATGAACAGACACTCGTCGTCGTCGACGAGGCCTACGGAGAGTTCTCCGAGCGGCCGAGCAAGCGGCCGTTACTGGACGACCGCGACGACGTTGCGCTCCTGCGAACGTTTTCGAAGGCCTACGGGCTCGCGGGCGTTCGACTCGGCTACGCGGTCGTCCCCGAGGACTGGGCCGACGCCTACGCCCGCATCAACACGCCGTTCTCGGCCAGCGAACTCGCCTGCCGGGCCGGGCTGGCAGCGCTTGACGACGACGAGCACGTCGAGCGCTCCATCGAAACTGCCGCGTGGGCACGAGAATACATCGCCGAGGAACTCGACGCGCCGACCCGGGACAGCGCAGGGAACTTCATCCTCGCAGAGGTCGGCGACGCCTCGGCCGTCGCGGACGCCGCACAGGAGCGTGGCGTCATCATCCGCGACTGTTCCTCGTTTGGACTGCCCGAGTGCATCAGAATCACTTGCGGGACCCGCGAGGACACCGAGCATGCCGTCTCGGTACTGAACGAGGTCATCGAGGTGGTCGAGGCGTGA
- a CDS encoding chemotaxis protein CheC yields MPLLIDIRKLTLITRLIQDGAEQVADSLATLAGVDAAVEIKSLSFVQPEDIATEMGGGNIYSARVRLTEPPYGVFLMTFETETAAEIAELMTGSSVDDGFTQLHESALQEMCNILTSGFIDGIANTLNATINMGTPTVVQDDATEIADKALSHVRRDSLTIVLDSLVDIKESDVAFSLRIFLIPDPGSFVHLIDQLDYDTDRETHISADTDAVTELDMSGDVDALDAFDSSE; encoded by the coding sequence ATGCCGCTTCTCATCGATATCCGGAAACTCACGCTCATTACGCGACTCATTCAGGACGGAGCCGAGCAGGTCGCCGACTCGCTGGCGACGCTGGCCGGCGTTGACGCCGCCGTCGAGATCAAGAGCCTCTCGTTCGTCCAGCCGGAGGACATCGCCACGGAGATGGGTGGCGGGAACATCTACAGCGCTCGTGTTCGACTGACTGAACCGCCATACGGCGTGTTCCTGATGACGTTCGAGACAGAGACGGCCGCCGAAATCGCAGAGCTGATGACCGGCTCCAGTGTCGACGATGGATTCACACAACTCCATGAGTCCGCACTGCAGGAGATGTGCAACATCCTCACCTCGGGTTTCATCGACGGCATCGCGAACACGCTGAACGCGACGATCAACATGGGGACGCCGACAGTCGTACAGGACGACGCGACCGAAATCGCCGACAAAGCTCTCTCACACGTCCGCCGGGACTCGCTGACCATCGTGCTCGACTCGCTCGTCGACATCAAGGAGAGCGATGTGGCGTTCTCGCTGCGCATCTTCCTTATCCCCGACCCCGGCTCGTTCGTCCACCTCATCGACCAGCTGGACTACGATACGGACCGCGAGACGCACATCTCGGCGGACACCGACGCGGTCACAGAACTCGATATGTCCGGTGACGTGGACGCGCTCGACGCCTTCGATTCCTCGGAGTAA
- a CDS encoding transporter: protein MSVVNAAVFGVHLIFAALWAGTVLFMTYAVLPTALNGDSSPGPLSAITGKLQTVSRASALLLFLTGGHLAATRYTAESLTGTGRGHLVITMIVLWFILAGLVEVGASKLSDGFDQQKVREPARNARPFLLGASVVSILLLLDAGAILGLY, encoded by the coding sequence ATGAGTGTCGTAAACGCGGCTGTCTTCGGGGTCCACCTGATATTCGCCGCGCTGTGGGCTGGAACCGTGTTGTTCATGACCTACGCCGTCCTCCCGACGGCGCTGAACGGCGACTCCTCGCCGGGGCCGCTGTCGGCGATTACCGGGAAGCTTCAGACGGTGTCACGGGCGAGCGCGCTGCTTCTGTTTCTGACGGGCGGGCATCTGGCGGCGACCCGCTACACCGCCGAGTCGCTGACGGGAACCGGTCGCGGCCACCTCGTCATCACGATGATCGTCCTGTGGTTCATTCTGGCCGGTCTCGTCGAGGTTGGCGCGTCGAAGCTCAGCGACGGCTTCGACCAGCAGAAGGTCCGCGAACCGGCACGGAACGCACGCCCGTTCCTGCTCGGGGCGTCTGTTGTGTCGATTCTGCTCCTGCTCGACGCCGGTGCGATTCTCGGCCTGTACTAA
- a CDS encoding metal-dependent hydrolase gives MWPWGHLAVAYLVYVVYTRLDPTRRQTAATLTALAVGSQFPDLIDKPLAWTVGVLPSGRSLAHSLFTLLFLAVVLHRVAAWYRRTDLSEAFTIGAFVHTLTDMSPTAVAGLLGGDLSQTKWLRFLVWPLRPPPPYANDTSFVEQFASLTVEPYVLFQFGLFGIAAVVWIAHGAPGLTSVTRRSKAVVAAFSD, from the coding sequence ATGTGGCCGTGGGGACACCTCGCCGTCGCTTATCTCGTCTACGTCGTCTACACTCGCCTTGACCCGACCCGTCGACAGACTGCGGCGACGCTGACCGCGCTGGCGGTGGGCTCGCAGTTCCCGGACCTGATCGACAAACCACTCGCTTGGACGGTCGGCGTCCTGCCGTCCGGGCGGTCTCTCGCTCACTCGCTGTTCACACTTCTCTTCCTTGCCGTGGTTCTACACCGCGTCGCCGCGTGGTATCGCAGAACGGACCTCTCGGAAGCGTTCACCATCGGTGCGTTCGTACACACTCTGACCGACATGAGCCCGACAGCCGTTGCGGGACTGCTCGGCGGTGACCTGTCACAGACCAAGTGGCTACGCTTTCTCGTCTGGCCGCTCCGGCCACCACCGCCGTACGCCAACGACACCTCCTTCGTCGAACAGTTCGCATCGCTCACTGTCGAGCCGTACGTCCTGTTCCAGTTCGGGCTGTTCGGTATCGCCGCCGTCGTGTGGATTGCCCACGGCGCGCCCGGACTCACATCGGTCACTCGTCGGAGCAAGGCAGTGGTCGCGGCGTTTTCTGATTAG
- a CDS encoding GMC family oxidoreductase codes for MDREPSERADVCVVGAGPAGALIASHLASAGQKVVVLEAGPRFDRAKREQQMEAAIRPGDHGSVWEMGGDRDAFSASGERYYPLNISRVKGVGGSTLHWQGMVMRLHPSDFDGSHDTDDPAWPIDYDDLRPYYADAEHALGVAGDADNPFAPPRDGEYPLPGFPPSYSDSLFAEACERLGITMHSVPNARNSEPYDGRGPCVGYGTCQPVCPSGAKYDASVHIEDAEAEGARVIDRVPVQRLVTDAEGRVEAAVYATPGGTEHRQTAREFVIAAGGVETPRLLLLSESDDHPDGLANSSGLVGHYFMDHLFAGAGGTLAQETRQNHVGFLTSECHQFYDDPGQAVERVADDKTVVEATDEVLSPLKLEFLNYAGPSPVELALSGEEWGDTLLSSLRESYGNSIAMGGLVGQPPRKENRVTLDTSTTDDHGNPVPDIQWSWGDRLERSLARANEIQHTVLSELGVDISWTVGPADTGPAYHHMGTTRMGSDPETSVVNPQLQTHDVANLSIASSSVFVTAGSMNPTLTIAALALKCADHVAERL; via the coding sequence ATGGACCGGGAGCCGTCCGAGCGGGCGGATGTCTGTGTCGTCGGGGCCGGACCGGCGGGGGCACTCATTGCAAGCCACCTCGCCAGCGCCGGACAGAAGGTAGTCGTGCTAGAGGCCGGACCGCGGTTCGACAGGGCGAAGCGAGAGCAGCAGATGGAGGCAGCGATCCGACCCGGCGACCACGGCTCAGTCTGGGAGATGGGCGGCGACCGCGATGCGTTCAGTGCGAGCGGCGAGCGGTACTACCCGCTGAACATCTCGCGGGTGAAAGGCGTTGGTGGCTCGACGCTGCACTGGCAGGGAATGGTGATGCGGCTGCACCCGTCGGATTTCGACGGGAGCCACGACACCGACGACCCAGCGTGGCCCATCGATTACGACGACCTGCGGCCGTACTACGCCGACGCCGAGCACGCGCTGGGCGTCGCCGGCGACGCGGACAACCCCTTCGCGCCGCCGCGAGACGGCGAGTACCCCTTGCCCGGGTTCCCGCCGTCGTACAGCGACTCGCTGTTCGCCGAGGCCTGCGAGCGGTTGGGCATCACGATGCACTCCGTCCCCAACGCCCGCAACTCCGAGCCGTACGACGGCCGCGGACCGTGTGTCGGCTACGGGACCTGCCAGCCAGTTTGTCCCTCGGGCGCGAAATACGACGCCAGCGTCCACATCGAGGACGCCGAAGCCGAGGGGGCACGCGTCATCGACCGCGTCCCGGTCCAGCGCCTCGTTACCGACGCCGAGGGACGCGTCGAGGCGGCCGTCTACGCGACGCCGGGCGGGACCGAACACCGCCAGACGGCCCGCGAGTTCGTCATCGCGGCCGGCGGCGTCGAGACGCCGCGACTCCTCTTGCTATCGGAGAGCGACGACCACCCGGACGGGCTGGCGAACAGTTCGGGGCTGGTCGGCCACTACTTCATGGACCACCTGTTCGCCGGCGCTGGCGGCACGCTCGCTCAGGAAACGCGTCAGAACCACGTCGGCTTTCTCACAAGCGAGTGTCACCAGTTCTACGACGACCCCGGGCAGGCAGTCGAACGCGTCGCGGATGACAAGACAGTGGTTGAGGCCACCGACGAGGTGCTGTCGCCGCTGAAACTGGAGTTTCTGAACTACGCCGGGCCGTCGCCGGTCGAACTCGCGCTCTCCGGCGAGGAGTGGGGTGACACCTTGCTGTCGAGCCTCCGAGAGAGCTACGGTAACAGCATCGCGATGGGTGGGTTGGTCGGCCAGCCACCGCGGAAAGAAAACCGGGTGACGCTGGACACCTCGACGACGGACGACCACGGGAATCCGGTACCGGACATCCAGTGGTCGTGGGGCGACCGACTGGAGCGGTCGCTGGCTCGCGCAAACGAGATTCAACACACCGTGCTGTCGGAGTTGGGCGTCGACATCTCGTGGACAGTCGGCCCGGCGGACACCGGGCCGGCGTACCACCACATGGGCACGACACGGATGGGAAGTGACCCAGAGACGAGCGTGGTCAACCCACAGTTGCAGACCCACGACGTGGCGAATCTCTCAATCGCATCCTCGTCGGTGTTCGTCACCGCCGGGTCGATGAACCCGACGCTGACCATCGCGGCGCTCGCGCTGAAGTGCGCGGACCACGTCGCCGAGCGGCTCTAA
- a CDS encoding twin-arginine translocase TatA/TatE family subunit produces the protein MPGTTEMMVILLIAVLLFGANKIPKLARSTGEAMGEFQKGREEVEQELEEMRDGGAAEGADASTVDAAESSEKATESET, from the coding sequence ATGCCCGGGACGACGGAGATGATGGTCATCCTCCTCATCGCCGTCCTGCTGTTCGGCGCGAACAAGATTCCAAAACTGGCACGGTCGACCGGTGAAGCCATGGGCGAGTTCCAGAAGGGGCGCGAAGAAGTCGAGCAGGAACTCGAAGAGATGCGTGATGGCGGCGCTGCAGAGGGGGCCGACGCGTCCACTGTGGACGCGGCCGAGTCTTCCGAGAAAGCGACGGAATCCGAGACGTAA
- a CDS encoding redoxin domain-containing protein, giving the protein MVSVGDAAPDFTAPIANGDVDEMTLSEAVDDGPVVLAFFPGAFTSVCSHEMNSFQDRLDELTEAGATLYGVSIDTPFSQNAFRDELGLEFDLVSDSGREIVDAYDISMDFEALGVPNVAKRAVFVIDEGREVTYAWVSDDPGVEPDYDEVIDAAT; this is encoded by the coding sequence ATGGTATCAGTCGGAGATGCTGCACCTGATTTCACGGCACCGATCGCCAACGGCGACGTTGACGAGATGACACTATCCGAGGCAGTTGACGACGGGCCTGTCGTGCTCGCGTTCTTCCCGGGGGCGTTCACCAGCGTGTGCAGCCACGAAATGAACTCGTTCCAAGACCGACTCGATGAGCTCACTGAGGCAGGGGCGACGCTGTACGGTGTCAGCATCGATACACCGTTCTCACAGAACGCGTTCCGGGACGAACTGGGGCTTGAATTCGACCTCGTCAGTGACTCCGGGCGGGAGATCGTCGATGCCTATGACATTTCGATGGACTTCGAGGCACTCGGTGTTCCGAACGTCGCCAAGCGGGCCGTCTTCGTTATCGATGAGGGCCGAGAAGTCACGTACGCATGGGTCAGCGACGACCCCGGCGTCGAACCGGACTACGACGAAGTTATCGACGCTGCCACCTGA
- a CDS encoding HD domain-containing protein produces the protein MSVDRDETGGRIYDPEAEHAFPDGRLNAVLDTITTDEEIQAYLEAQNINPVARKQYNDHGAKHIGIVRNRALCLYDLLKQGGVEFNGAADHGLDEADEAVIIALATTLHDIGHVVHRDSHPYYSIPLAADILDDILPEFYDIRQAVQVKGEVLHAILCHHTEENPLTLEAGVVRVADALDMERGRSRIPYKRGGRGIDTVSSQAIETVTLSAGDDYSVLVEIAMNNAAGVYQVDNLLKAKLKDSGLEEHVRIVALNTREDGNQIVERIEL, from the coding sequence ATGAGCGTTGACAGAGACGAGACCGGCGGCCGAATTTACGACCCCGAGGCAGAGCATGCGTTCCCGGACGGACGACTGAACGCAGTTCTCGACACTATCACGACTGACGAGGAGATTCAGGCGTATCTCGAAGCCCAGAACATCAACCCCGTCGCGCGCAAGCAGTACAACGATCACGGCGCGAAACACATCGGTATTGTTCGGAACCGAGCGCTGTGTCTGTATGACCTCCTCAAACAGGGCGGCGTCGAGTTCAACGGTGCGGCCGACCACGGCCTCGACGAGGCTGACGAGGCCGTCATCATCGCGCTTGCGACGACGCTCCACGACATCGGCCACGTCGTCCATCGGGACTCACATCCGTACTATTCGATTCCGCTGGCGGCCGACATCCTCGATGACATCCTTCCGGAGTTCTACGACATCCGTCAGGCGGTTCAGGTAAAGGGCGAGGTACTCCATGCCATTCTCTGCCATCACACCGAGGAAAACCCGCTGACGCTGGAAGCCGGCGTCGTTCGCGTCGCCGACGCTCTGGACATGGAGCGTGGCCGGTCGCGGATTCCGTACAAGCGCGGCGGTCGCGGAATCGATACCGTCTCTAGTCAGGCTATCGAGACGGTGACGCTGAGCGCAGGCGACGATTACTCTGTCCTCGTCGAAATCGCGATGAACAACGCGGCTGGCGTCTATCAGGTCGACAATCTCCTGAAAGCCAAGCTCAAAGACTCTGGCTTGGAGGAACACGTCCGTATCGTCGCGCTCAACACCCGAGAAGACGGCAATCAGATCGTCGAACGGATCGAACTCTAA